In Bactrocera oleae isolate idBacOlea1 chromosome 3, idBacOlea1, whole genome shotgun sequence, a genomic segment contains:
- the LOC138856396 gene encoding ubiquinone biosynthesis O-methyltransferase-like isoform X1: MALRTVKAVPSLLQKQSRYFLQNTFGNSRHKQTSSNTTYTSTPNARTASKNKELQEFNDSTQKEIDHHARLSATWWDLNGPLHGLHKLNEIRVPFVSHGLMAQSTVDMCLSNTVEVLQGKNILEVGCGGGILTEALARLNANVTGVDLGADVIMTAEKHLKENSPELVERITYKTESIAEHANKYTNHYDAIVCSEVLEHIDEKEIFLKDCVRAIKPGGSIFITTLNKTVLQWFIGIILGEYIFGVAPKNTHHWSKLIAPQDVKRILTALNCQTVSLYGCTYDIFYKRWRWTDTTKLCYALHAVKAV; the protein is encoded by the exons ATGGCGCTGAGAACAGTCAAAGCTGTGCCATCTTTACTGCAAAAGCAAAG CAGATATTTCTTGCAAAATACATTTGGCAATTCTCGACACAAACAAACATCTTCAAATACAACTTACACTTCAACACCGAATGCACGCACAGCCAGCAAAAATAAGGAATTACAAGAATTTAACGACAGCACACAAAAAGAAATTGATCATCACGCGCGTTTATCAGCGACTTGGTGGGATTTAAATGGTCCGTTACATGGTTTACACAAGCTGAACGAAATAAG aGTTCCTTTCGTAAGCCATGGTTTGATGGCGCAAAGTACCGTCGACATGTGTTTGAGCAATACAGTTGAGGTACTTCAAGGTAAAAATATATTGGAAGTAGGTTGTGGTGGCGGCATATTAACGGAAGCGTTGGCACGTCTAAATGCTAATGTAACTGGCGTTGACTTGGGCGCAGACGTAATAATGACGGCTGAGAAACATTTAAAGGAAAATAGTCCCGAACTAGTCGAGCGTATAACTTATAAAACCGAGTCAATAGCGGaacatgcaaataaatatacaaatcatTATGATGCAATTGTCTGCTCAGAAGTGTTGGAACATATTGACGAGaaagaaattttcttaaaagattGCGTTAGGGCTATAAAG CCAGGCGGTTCAATATTTATAACGACCTTGAACAAAACGGTTCTACAATGGTTCATAGGAATTATTCTCGGAGAATATATATTTGGGGTTGCACCAAAAAACACACATCACTGGAGTAAACTGATAGCACCACAAGATGTGAAACGCATTCTAACTGCAT TAAATTGTCAGACGGTATCGCTGTATGGCTGCACTTACGATATTTTCTATAAGCGTTGGCGGTGGACTGATACTACCAAACTGTGCTATGCTCTCCACGCTGTTAAAGCTGTATAA
- the LOC138856396 gene encoding ubiquinone biosynthesis O-methyltransferase-like isoform X2 has product MALRTVKAVPSLLQKQRYFLQNTFGNSRHKQTSSNTTYTSTPNARTASKNKELQEFNDSTQKEIDHHARLSATWWDLNGPLHGLHKLNEIRVPFVSHGLMAQSTVDMCLSNTVEVLQGKNILEVGCGGGILTEALARLNANVTGVDLGADVIMTAEKHLKENSPELVERITYKTESIAEHANKYTNHYDAIVCSEVLEHIDEKEIFLKDCVRAIKPGGSIFITTLNKTVLQWFIGIILGEYIFGVAPKNTHHWSKLIAPQDVKRILTALNCQTVSLYGCTYDIFYKRWRWTDTTKLCYALHAVKAV; this is encoded by the exons ATGGCGCTGAGAACAGTCAAAGCTGTGCCATCTTTACTGCAAAAGCAAAG ATATTTCTTGCAAAATACATTTGGCAATTCTCGACACAAACAAACATCTTCAAATACAACTTACACTTCAACACCGAATGCACGCACAGCCAGCAAAAATAAGGAATTACAAGAATTTAACGACAGCACACAAAAAGAAATTGATCATCACGCGCGTTTATCAGCGACTTGGTGGGATTTAAATGGTCCGTTACATGGTTTACACAAGCTGAACGAAATAAG aGTTCCTTTCGTAAGCCATGGTTTGATGGCGCAAAGTACCGTCGACATGTGTTTGAGCAATACAGTTGAGGTACTTCAAGGTAAAAATATATTGGAAGTAGGTTGTGGTGGCGGCATATTAACGGAAGCGTTGGCACGTCTAAATGCTAATGTAACTGGCGTTGACTTGGGCGCAGACGTAATAATGACGGCTGAGAAACATTTAAAGGAAAATAGTCCCGAACTAGTCGAGCGTATAACTTATAAAACCGAGTCAATAGCGGaacatgcaaataaatatacaaatcatTATGATGCAATTGTCTGCTCAGAAGTGTTGGAACATATTGACGAGaaagaaattttcttaaaagattGCGTTAGGGCTATAAAG CCAGGCGGTTCAATATTTATAACGACCTTGAACAAAACGGTTCTACAATGGTTCATAGGAATTATTCTCGGAGAATATATATTTGGGGTTGCACCAAAAAACACACATCACTGGAGTAAACTGATAGCACCACAAGATGTGAAACGCATTCTAACTGCAT TAAATTGTCAGACGGTATCGCTGTATGGCTGCACTTACGATATTTTCTATAAGCGTTGGCGGTGGACTGATACTACCAAACTGTGCTATGCTCTCCACGCTGTTAAAGCTGTATAA
- the LOC106615267 gene encoding ubiquinone biosynthesis O-methyltransferase produces MLSPLLKIQRHLLVGTHYPRYAQIAANKINNSIANGQTQRTHTHTASTQKEIDHHAKLSANWWNLNGPMQSLHKLNELRVPFIRDGITARGNVDPKLINTTKVLQDKTILEVGCGGGILTEALARLSAKVTGVDLGEDVIRTAREHLEEHSTDLKHNITYKIEPIEVHAKTNLNHYDAVVCSEVLEHIDDKAGFLTHCVQTLKPGGSIFITTMNKTIPLWIGGIFLAENVFGIAPKNTHHWEKLASPLDVQRILSALDCQTVLINGFTYDVCRRRWRWINSNLMCYALQAIKVA; encoded by the exons ATGTTGTCccctttattaaaaattcaaag gCATTTATTGGTTGGTACTCATTATCCCCGATATGCACAAATAGCTGCCAATAAGATTAACAATTCGATAGCTAATGGCCAAACGCAGAGAACGCACACACATACCGCTAGTACACAAAAAGAAATTGATCATCATGCCAAATTATCAGCAAACTGGTGGAATTTAAATGGACCGATGCAAAGTTTGCATAAACTAAACGAACTTAG agTGCCTTTTATACGAGACGGTATCACAGCGCGCGGTAACGTAGATCCAAAGTTAATAAATACAACCAAAGTCTTACAGGATAAGACTATATTGGAAGTAGGTTGTGGGGGCGGTATATTAACTGAGGCATTAGCACGCCTTAGTGCAAAAGTAACGGGTGTTGACTTGGGCGAAGACGTAATAAGAACTGCAAGAGAACATTTGGAGGAACATAGTACAGATTTGAAACATAATATAACTTACAAAATTGAGCCAATTGAGGTACATGCGAAAACCAATTTAAACCACTACGATGCTGTTGTCTGCTCAGAAGTGTTGGAACATATTGACGATAAAGCCGGGTTTTTAACACATTGTGTTCAAACACTGAAG CCAGGAGGATCAATATTCATTACTAccatgaacaaaactattccaCTATGGATAGGAGGAATTTTTCTTGCTGAAAATGTATTTGGTATCGCACCGAAAAATACTCATCACTGGGAAAAATTAGCATCACCACTAGATGTGCAACGTATTCTATCTGCAT TGGATTGTCAAACTGTATTGATAAATGGCTTCACATACGATGTTTGTCGTAGACGCTGGCGGTGGATTAATTCTAACTTAATGTGCTATGCACTACAAGCTATTAAGGTTGCATAA
- the Mpp6 gene encoding M-phase phosphoprotein 6, with the protein MSAKKVRPRLSKGILEMKFMQRTKAKVDKEIEEAEGREMYSQEITQKMLNSNSNYIMEPSFVHCENLIEGRLSFRGMNPEIERLLELEQAERVANTRHEQPTEVSDKDMTSFYNAQQVTMQKKFQTKAQFKAKRNHVEKTTWQGKKARFHKPQEDDV; encoded by the coding sequence GTACGTCCACGCCTTTCAAAAGGTATCTTAGAGATGAAGTTCATGCAACGTACTAAAGCGAAAGTGGATAAAGAGATCGAAGAAGCAGAAGGCCGCGAAATGTATTCTCAAGAAATTAcgcaaaaaatgttgaatagCAATTCAAACTATATTATGGAGCCGAGTTTTGTGCACTGCGAAAATCTTATTGAGGGGCGACTTAGTTTTCGAGGCATGAATCCGGAAATTGAACGTCTTTTAGAGTTAGAACAAGCGGAGCGGGTGGCCAATACACGGCATGAGCAACCCACTGAGGTGTCTGACAAGGATATGACCTCCTTTTATAATGCACAGCAAGTGACAATGCAAAAGAAATTCCAAACAAAAGCTCAATTCAAAGCAAAGCGCAACCACGTTGAGAAAACAACATGGCAAGGTAAAAAGGCGAGGTTTCATAAGCCGCAAGAGGACGATGTTTAA